One Ricinus communis isolate WT05 ecotype wild-type chromosome 1, ASM1957865v1, whole genome shotgun sequence DNA window includes the following coding sequences:
- the LOC8267936 gene encoding actin-related protein 8 isoform X3, producing the protein MAMLLRKVWESVSHRSSSCSSSSTNSANQSSYTESTASLGDFDRIPIDNYHDLWDSVFFSETHLRSGYPIQTYAGDITNELSFMRIYGQREQVPGCVIIDGGSGYCKFGWSKYACPSGRSATFLEFGNIESPMYSRLRHFFATIYSRMQVRPSAQPIVVSLPICHYDDTECAKASRRQLKEAMYSALFDMNAPAVCAINQATLALYAARRTSGIAVNIGFQVTSVVPILNGKVMRKVGVEVIGVGALKVTGFLREQMQQNNINFESLYTVRTLKEKLCYVAADYEAELAKYTQASLEVQGEGWFTLSKERFKTGEVLFQPCIAGVRAMGLHQAVALCMDHCHAAELTADDSWYKTVVLSGGTACLPGLAERLEKELHGLLPESICNGTRVIPPPYGADTAWFGAKLISNVSYFTSLDMQTGSRFLEHLSWTMVCDKETI; encoded by the exons ATGGCGATGCTCCTAAGAAAAGTGTGGGAGTCAGTGTCGCACCGATCGAGTTCGTGCTCGAGTTCGAGTACTAACTCAGCGAATCAATCGAGTTATACAGAGTCAACAGCTTCGCTAGGAGATTTTGACCGAATACCAATAGAT AATTATCATGACTTGTGGGactctgttttcttttccgaAACTCATCTCCGATCCGGTTACCCAATCCA GACATACGCAGGTGATATTACGAATGAATTATCATTTATGCGAATATATGGACAGCGGGAACAAGTGCCTGGTTGTGTTATTATTGATG GTGGTTCCGGGTATTGCAAGTTTGGATGGAGCAAGTATGCATGTCCATCTGGACGCTCAGCTACATTTTTG GAATTTGGTAACATTGAGTCACCAATGTACTCTAGGCTTAGACATTTCTTTGCCACTATTTATAGCAG AATGCAGGTAAGACCATCAGCCCAGCCAATTGTTGTGTCCCTTCCAATTTGCCATTATGATG ATACTGAATGTGCCAAAGCATCAAGGCGACAGCTAAAAGAAGCCATGTATTCTGCGCTGTTTGACATGAATGCTCCAGCTGTTTGTGCTATTAATCAG GCAACTTTAGCACTATATGCTGCTCGGCGAACTTCAGGAATTGCTGTTAATATTGGTTTCCAAGTCACGTCTGTTGTACCAA ttttaaatgGCAAAGTAATGCGCAAGGTGGGTGTAGAAGTCATCGGTGTGGGAGCACTGAAGGTTACAGGATTCCTTAGAGAACAGATGCAACAGAACAACATCAACTTTGAATCACTGTACACCGTTCGCACATTGAAGGAG AAGCTTTGCTATGTTGCTGCTGACTATGAAGCTGAGCTAGCAAAATATACACAAGCTTCATTAGAAGTCCAGGGAGAAGGATGGTTTACTCTTTCAAAAGAACGCTTTAAAACAGGGGAGGTCTTATTCCAGCCATGTATAGCAGGAGT GCGCGCAATGGGTTTGCACCAGGCAGTAGCACTTTGCATGGACCACTGTCATGCTGCAGAGTTGACTGCTGACGATTCTTGGTATAAGACTGTGGTTTTGTCAGGAGGGACTGCATGTTTACCAGGGCTAGCAG AGAGACTGGAGAAAGAATTGCATGGACTTCTTCCTGAATCTATTTGCAATGGAACAAGAGTCATTCCTCCTCCCTATGGTGCAGACACTGCATGGTTTGGAGCAAAGCTTATCAGCAATGTAAGCTACTTTACCTCCTTGGATATGCAAACTGGAAGCAGATTCC TTGAGCACCTTTCCTGGACCATGGTGTGTGACAAAGAAACAATTTAG
- the LOC8267936 gene encoding actin-related protein 8 isoform X1 codes for MAMLLRKVWESVSHRSSSCSSSSTNSANQSSYTESTASLGDFDRIPIDVMLQIVKLVGPKDAARLSVVCRSWRSIVSDNRLWIFFLQNYHDLWDSVFFSETHLRSGYPIQTYAGDITNELSFMRIYGQREQVPGCVIIDGGSGYCKFGWSKYACPSGRSATFLEFGNIESPMYSRLRHFFATIYSRMQVRPSAQPIVVSLPICHYDDTECAKASRRQLKEAMYSALFDMNAPAVCAINQATLALYAARRTSGIAVNIGFQVTSVVPILNGKVMRKVGVEVIGVGALKVTGFLREQMQQNNINFESLYTVRTLKEKLCYVAADYEAELAKYTQASLEVQGEGWFTLSKERFKTGEVLFQPCIAGVRAMGLHQAVALCMDHCHAAELTADDSWYKTVVLSGGTACLPGLAERLEKELHGLLPESICNGTRVIPPPYGADTAWFGAKLISNVSYFTSLDMQTGSRFLEHLSWTMVCDKETI; via the exons ATGGCGATGCTCCTAAGAAAAGTGTGGGAGTCAGTGTCGCACCGATCGAGTTCGTGCTCGAGTTCGAGTACTAACTCAGCGAATCAATCGAGTTATACAGAGTCAACAGCTTCGCTAGGAGATTTTGACCGAATACCAATAGATGTAATGTTACAAATAGTGAAATTAGTGGGACCAAAAGACGCAGCGAGATTGAGCGTAGTTTGTAGGTCATGGAGATCAATTGTATCTGATAATCGCCTTTGGATTTTCTTTCTCCAGAATTATCATGACTTGTGGGactctgttttcttttccgaAACTCATCTCCGATCCGGTTACCCAATCCA GACATACGCAGGTGATATTACGAATGAATTATCATTTATGCGAATATATGGACAGCGGGAACAAGTGCCTGGTTGTGTTATTATTGATG GTGGTTCCGGGTATTGCAAGTTTGGATGGAGCAAGTATGCATGTCCATCTGGACGCTCAGCTACATTTTTG GAATTTGGTAACATTGAGTCACCAATGTACTCTAGGCTTAGACATTTCTTTGCCACTATTTATAGCAG AATGCAGGTAAGACCATCAGCCCAGCCAATTGTTGTGTCCCTTCCAATTTGCCATTATGATG ATACTGAATGTGCCAAAGCATCAAGGCGACAGCTAAAAGAAGCCATGTATTCTGCGCTGTTTGACATGAATGCTCCAGCTGTTTGTGCTATTAATCAG GCAACTTTAGCACTATATGCTGCTCGGCGAACTTCAGGAATTGCTGTTAATATTGGTTTCCAAGTCACGTCTGTTGTACCAA ttttaaatgGCAAAGTAATGCGCAAGGTGGGTGTAGAAGTCATCGGTGTGGGAGCACTGAAGGTTACAGGATTCCTTAGAGAACAGATGCAACAGAACAACATCAACTTTGAATCACTGTACACCGTTCGCACATTGAAGGAG AAGCTTTGCTATGTTGCTGCTGACTATGAAGCTGAGCTAGCAAAATATACACAAGCTTCATTAGAAGTCCAGGGAGAAGGATGGTTTACTCTTTCAAAAGAACGCTTTAAAACAGGGGAGGTCTTATTCCAGCCATGTATAGCAGGAGT GCGCGCAATGGGTTTGCACCAGGCAGTAGCACTTTGCATGGACCACTGTCATGCTGCAGAGTTGACTGCTGACGATTCTTGGTATAAGACTGTGGTTTTGTCAGGAGGGACTGCATGTTTACCAGGGCTAGCAG AGAGACTGGAGAAAGAATTGCATGGACTTCTTCCTGAATCTATTTGCAATGGAACAAGAGTCATTCCTCCTCCCTATGGTGCAGACACTGCATGGTTTGGAGCAAAGCTTATCAGCAATGTAAGCTACTTTACCTCCTTGGATATGCAAACTGGAAGCAGATTCC TTGAGCACCTTTCCTGGACCATGGTGTGTGACAAAGAAACAATTTAG
- the LOC8267936 gene encoding actin-related protein 8 isoform X2, with amino-acid sequence MAMLLRKVWESVSHRSSSCSSSSTNSANQSSYTESTASLGDFDRIPIDVMLQIVKLVGPKDAARLSVVCRSWRSIVSDNRLWIFFLQNYHDLWDSVFFSETHLRSGYPIQTYAGDITNELSFMRIYGQREQVPGCVIIDGGSGYCKFGWSKYACPSGRSATFLEFGNIESPMYSRLRHFFATIYSRMQVRPSAQPIVVSLPICHYDDTECAKASRRQLKEAMYSALFDMNAPAVCAINQATLALYAARRTSGIAVNIGFQVTSVVPILNGKVMRKVGVEVIGVGALKVTGFLREQMQQNNINFESLYTVRTLKEKLCYVAADYEAELAKYTQASLEVQGEGWFTLSKERFKTGEVLFQPCIAGVRAMGLHQAVALCMDHCHAAELTADDSWYKTVVLSGGTACLPGLAERLEKELHGLLPESICNGTRVIPPPYGADTAWFGAKLISNLSTFPGPWCVTKKQFRRNSRFKLAW; translated from the exons ATGGCGATGCTCCTAAGAAAAGTGTGGGAGTCAGTGTCGCACCGATCGAGTTCGTGCTCGAGTTCGAGTACTAACTCAGCGAATCAATCGAGTTATACAGAGTCAACAGCTTCGCTAGGAGATTTTGACCGAATACCAATAGATGTAATGTTACAAATAGTGAAATTAGTGGGACCAAAAGACGCAGCGAGATTGAGCGTAGTTTGTAGGTCATGGAGATCAATTGTATCTGATAATCGCCTTTGGATTTTCTTTCTCCAGAATTATCATGACTTGTGGGactctgttttcttttccgaAACTCATCTCCGATCCGGTTACCCAATCCA GACATACGCAGGTGATATTACGAATGAATTATCATTTATGCGAATATATGGACAGCGGGAACAAGTGCCTGGTTGTGTTATTATTGATG GTGGTTCCGGGTATTGCAAGTTTGGATGGAGCAAGTATGCATGTCCATCTGGACGCTCAGCTACATTTTTG GAATTTGGTAACATTGAGTCACCAATGTACTCTAGGCTTAGACATTTCTTTGCCACTATTTATAGCAG AATGCAGGTAAGACCATCAGCCCAGCCAATTGTTGTGTCCCTTCCAATTTGCCATTATGATG ATACTGAATGTGCCAAAGCATCAAGGCGACAGCTAAAAGAAGCCATGTATTCTGCGCTGTTTGACATGAATGCTCCAGCTGTTTGTGCTATTAATCAG GCAACTTTAGCACTATATGCTGCTCGGCGAACTTCAGGAATTGCTGTTAATATTGGTTTCCAAGTCACGTCTGTTGTACCAA ttttaaatgGCAAAGTAATGCGCAAGGTGGGTGTAGAAGTCATCGGTGTGGGAGCACTGAAGGTTACAGGATTCCTTAGAGAACAGATGCAACAGAACAACATCAACTTTGAATCACTGTACACCGTTCGCACATTGAAGGAG AAGCTTTGCTATGTTGCTGCTGACTATGAAGCTGAGCTAGCAAAATATACACAAGCTTCATTAGAAGTCCAGGGAGAAGGATGGTTTACTCTTTCAAAAGAACGCTTTAAAACAGGGGAGGTCTTATTCCAGCCATGTATAGCAGGAGT GCGCGCAATGGGTTTGCACCAGGCAGTAGCACTTTGCATGGACCACTGTCATGCTGCAGAGTTGACTGCTGACGATTCTTGGTATAAGACTGTGGTTTTGTCAGGAGGGACTGCATGTTTACCAGGGCTAGCAG AGAGACTGGAGAAAGAATTGCATGGACTTCTTCCTGAATCTATTTGCAATGGAACAAGAGTCATTCCTCCTCCCTATGGTGCAGACACTGCATGGTTTGGAGCAAAGCTTATCAGCAAT TTGAGCACCTTTCCTGGACCATGGTGTGTGACAAAGAAACAATTTAGACGGAATTCAAGATTCAAACTGGCATGGTAA
- the LOC8267938 gene encoding GPI-anchored protein LLG1, with amino-acid sequence MELSQCSKSIFFLLLMVLFASPSSSSSSSASSSFSDSVFDSHGSTGRNLLQAKKACPVNFEFQNYTIITSQCKGPKYPPKTCCAAFKEFACPFADVLNDLTNNCASTMFSYINLYGKYPPGLFASACRGRKKGLLACNPTHRDSLDACPVNFEFRTIQSSQVNVKGPSTLPKLACDIQGICLPFCGCLE; translated from the exons atggaGTTGAGTCAGTGTTCTAAAAgtattttcttcttgttgttgATGGTCCTCTTtgcttctccttcttcttcttcttcttcttctgcttcCAGTTCCTTTTCAG ATTCTGTTTTTGACTCTCATGGTTCTACTGGGAGGAATCTGCTGCAGGCTAAGAAag CTTGCCCAGTAAACTTTGAGTTCCAGAACTATACAATCATCACAAGTCAATGTAAAGGGCCCAAGTACCCTCCCAAAACCTGCTGTGCAGCATTCAAGGAATTTGCTTGCCCTTTTGCGGATGTCTTGAATGACTTGACCAATAACTGTGCATCAACCATGTTCAGCTACATCAACCTCTATGGGAAATACCCTCCTGGCCTTTTTGCCAGTGCTTGCCGGGGAAGGAAAAAGGGGCTTCTTGCCTGCAACCCCACCCACCGCGATTCGCTCGATG CTTGCCCAGTAAACTTTGAGTTCCGAACTATACAATCATCACAAGTCAATGTAAAGGGCCCAAGTACCCTCCCAAAACTGGCATGCGACATTCAAGGAATTTGCTTGCCCTTTTGCGGATGTCTTGAATGA